In Solidesulfovibrio fructosivorans JJ], a genomic segment contains:
- a CDS encoding PhoH family protein: protein MTRQVQGPGRKNYVLDTNVLIENPESVLRLRNGVENAIHIPYHVLMELEGLKKTPKLRHIVANVIQVLSDNREHIHFIQNDKSHSAFTDIVDNHILDEIQASSIEDPVLVTNDRILKLQAELRGLKSEELRDSKPFESESQRYTGFAEEGEELVPNCFTWRDGKPVLHAPDGEKIINYTCDVWNVRPRTVYQNLALELIMSQHIDLVSIQSEAGYGKTFLALAAALFAVQEKKHYEKIFVLKPTIEIGAKLGYLPGDVTEKMEPYVKYVFDLLVKLHRCRAANKVFLNPNDEMLRINPKKFEILPLAFVRGMNIENAFVIIDEAQNLSRTEVRAVLTRMGEGVKCVVLGDTSQVDNPYLNEANNGLNWIVRKFKGFPNYAHIVLKGERSRGPITDMVLKSKL, encoded by the coding sequence ATGACGCGACAGGTGCAGGGACCGGGACGCAAGAATTACGTGCTCGACACCAACGTTCTGATCGAAAACCCGGAAAGCGTGCTGCGGCTGCGAAACGGCGTGGAAAACGCCATCCACATTCCCTACCACGTGCTCATGGAGCTTGAAGGCTTAAAGAAAACCCCGAAACTCCGCCACATTGTGGCCAACGTCATCCAGGTCTTAAGCGACAACCGGGAGCATATCCACTTCATCCAGAACGACAAGAGCCATTCCGCCTTCACCGATATCGTCGACAACCATATCCTCGACGAAATCCAGGCCTCGTCCATCGAGGACCCGGTGCTCGTGACCAACGACCGCATCCTGAAGCTCCAGGCCGAGCTGCGCGGCCTCAAAAGCGAGGAGCTGCGCGACTCCAAGCCCTTCGAATCCGAATCCCAGCGCTACACGGGATTCGCCGAGGAGGGCGAGGAACTCGTCCCCAACTGCTTCACCTGGCGCGACGGCAAGCCCGTGCTCCACGCGCCGGACGGCGAAAAGATCATCAACTACACCTGCGACGTCTGGAACGTGCGGCCGCGCACCGTCTACCAGAATCTGGCCCTGGAACTCATCATGTCCCAGCACATCGACCTGGTGTCCATCCAGAGCGAGGCCGGCTACGGCAAGACCTTCCTGGCGCTGGCGGCGGCGCTTTTCGCGGTGCAGGAGAAAAAGCACTACGAAAAGATCTTCGTGCTCAAGCCCACCATCGAGATCGGGGCCAAGCTCGGCTACCTGCCGGGCGACGTGACCGAGAAGATGGAACCCTACGTGAAGTACGTCTTCGACTTGCTGGTCAAGCTCCACCGCTGCCGGGCGGCCAACAAGGTGTTTCTCAACCCCAACGACGAGATGCTGCGCATCAATCCGAAGAAGTTCGAAATTCTTCCCCTGGCCTTCGTGCGTGGCATGAACATCGAAAACGCCTTCGTCATCATCGACGAGGCGCAAAACCTGTCGCGCACCGAGGTGCGGGCCGTGCTCACCCGCATGGGCGAGGGCGTCAAGTGCGTGGTGCTCGGCGACACCTCGCAGGTCGACAACCCCTATCTCAACGAGGCCAACAACGGTCTCAACTGGATCGTGCGCAAGTTCAAGGGATTCCCCAACTACGCCCATATCGTGCTCAAGGGCGAGCGTTCGCGCGGCCCCATCACGGACATGGTGCTCAAGTCGAAATTGTAG
- the pstA gene encoding phosphate ABC transporter permease PstA has translation MNANAITQAGLARRHRTQKIMWGVFGLSSLVNMAALVLICGFLLVKGLPAISWSFLTEMPRDSMTAGGILPCILGTIYLSLGTMAVAFPLGVASAVYLNEYATPGRTLRLIRLGINNLAGVPSVVFGLFGLAFFVTFFGLGVSLLSGILTLSILVLPVIIGTAEEALKSVPQTYREASLGLGATKWQTIRLVVLPAAMPGMLTGAILGLSRAAGETAAIMFTAAVFFTPYLPTHLTDSVMALPYHIYVLATAGTEIDKTRPLQYGTALVLIVLVLGMNLGAILYRAKLQKKR, from the coding sequence ATGAACGCCAACGCCATCACCCAGGCCGGCCTTGCCCGCCGCCACCGCACCCAGAAGATCATGTGGGGCGTGTTCGGGCTGTCCTCGCTCGTGAACATGGCCGCCTTGGTCCTTATCTGCGGCTTCTTGCTGGTCAAGGGCCTGCCGGCCATCTCCTGGAGTTTCCTCACCGAGATGCCGCGCGACTCCATGACCGCCGGCGGCATCCTGCCCTGCATCCTCGGCACCATCTACCTGAGCCTCGGCACCATGGCCGTGGCCTTTCCCCTGGGCGTGGCCTCGGCCGTCTACCTCAACGAATACGCCACCCCCGGCCGGACGCTGCGGCTCATCCGGCTTGGCATCAACAACTTGGCCGGCGTGCCCTCGGTGGTGTTCGGCCTTTTCGGCCTGGCCTTTTTCGTGACCTTTTTCGGGCTCGGCGTGAGCCTGCTCTCGGGCATCCTGACGCTGTCCATCCTGGTTTTGCCGGTGATCATCGGCACGGCCGAGGAGGCGCTCAAGTCCGTGCCCCAGACCTATCGCGAGGCCTCTCTCGGCCTTGGGGCCACCAAGTGGCAGACCATCCGGCTGGTGGTTTTGCCGGCGGCCATGCCGGGCATGCTGACCGGGGCCATCCTGGGCCTTTCCCGCGCGGCCGGCGAGACGGCGGCCATCATGTTCACGGCCGCGGTCTTTTTCACGCCCTATCTGCCGACCCACCTTACCGATTCGGTCATGGCCCTGCCGTACCACATCTACGTCCTGGCCACGGCCGGCACCGAGATCGACAAGACGCGGCCCCTGCAATACGGCACGGCGCTGGTGCTGATTGTGCTGGTGCTCGGCATGAACCTGGGGGCCATCCTCTACCGGGCCAAGCTGCAGAAGAAGCGCTGA
- the pstC gene encoding phosphate ABC transporter permease subunit PstC yields the protein MALSRKAKDDLIRNMFFLTALSSIVALALIMIYLFVEGLPIFSVVSVTDFLFGSLWYPTSDPPLFGIFPLIVASLAVTALSSAIAIPLGVMTAIYLAEIASRKTRDIFKPIVELLAALPSVVIGFFGMVVVAPYLQDTFDLATGLNLFNASLMLAFMSVPTICSVSEDAIYSVPRELKEASLALGATHFETIAKVVLPASLSGISTAVMLGMSRAIGETMVVLMVAGGAAIIPTSIFSPVRPMPSSIAAEMAEAAFRGNHYRALFAIGIVLFLFTLVFNIVASHVAEKHKQVGAATL from the coding sequence ATGGCCCTTTCGCGCAAAGCCAAGGACGACCTGATCCGCAACATGTTCTTTCTGACGGCGCTGTCCTCCATCGTGGCCCTGGCGCTCATCATGATCTATCTGTTCGTCGAGGGCCTGCCGATTTTCAGCGTGGTCTCGGTGACGGATTTTCTGTTCGGGTCGCTGTGGTATCCCACCTCGGATCCGCCGTTGTTCGGCATCTTTCCGCTGATCGTGGCCTCGCTCGCCGTCACGGCCCTGTCCTCGGCCATCGCCATCCCGCTCGGGGTCATGACCGCCATTTACCTGGCCGAGATCGCCAGCCGCAAGACCCGCGACATCTTCAAGCCCATTGTCGAGCTTTTGGCCGCGCTGCCCTCGGTCGTCATCGGCTTTTTCGGCATGGTGGTGGTCGCGCCCTACCTGCAGGACACCTTCGACCTGGCCACCGGGCTCAACCTTTTCAATGCCTCGCTCATGCTGGCCTTCATGTCCGTGCCGACCATCTGCTCGGTGTCCGAGGACGCCATCTACTCCGTGCCCCGCGAGCTCAAGGAAGCCTCGCTGGCCTTGGGGGCGACCCATTTCGAGACCATCGCCAAGGTGGTGCTGCCGGCCTCGCTGTCCGGCATTTCCACGGCGGTCATGCTCGGCATGTCCCGGGCCATCGGCGAGACCATGGTCGTGCTCATGGTCGCCGGCGGCGCGGCGATCATCCCCACCTCCATTTTTTCGCCCGTGCGGCCCATGCCGTCGAGCATCGCCGCGGAAATGGCCGAGGCGGCCTTTCGCGGCAACCACTACCGGGCGCTTTTCGCCATCGGCATCGTCCTTTTCCTTTTCACGCTGGTTTTCAATATCGTGGCCAGCCACGTGGCCGAAAAGCACAAACAGGTCGGCGCGGCCACCCTGTAG
- a CDS encoding PstS family phosphate ABC transporter substrate-binding protein, protein MKKLIGIVAALLLVASTAFAETAIKVNGSTTVLPIMQKVVEAYMKAHPDVKISVSGGGSGNGIKSLIDGSTDIAMASRAMEQKEIDLAKSKGENPVQTVVAIDAIVPIVNPANKLEAVNLEQLKELYTGKVTSWKDLGGTGPVVVISRDTSSGTYECWENLVMKKAHVFPGALMQASNGAVVQAVSKNKNAIGYIGLGYLDASTKPLSVNGVKATAETAKSKKYPISRDLYIYTNGAPAGAVKGLVDFLLGAEGQKLVKAVGYVPLS, encoded by the coding sequence GTGAAGAAACTTATTGGTATCGTGGCCGCGCTGTTGCTCGTGGCCTCCACCGCGTTTGCCGAAACCGCCATCAAAGTCAACGGTTCCACCACCGTCCTGCCCATCATGCAGAAGGTCGTCGAGGCCTACATGAAGGCCCATCCGGACGTGAAGATTTCCGTTTCCGGCGGCGGTTCGGGCAACGGCATCAAGTCCCTGATCGACGGTTCCACCGATATCGCCATGGCTTCGCGCGCCATGGAGCAGAAGGAAATCGACCTGGCCAAGAGCAAGGGCGAAAATCCGGTCCAGACCGTGGTGGCCATCGACGCCATCGTCCCGATCGTCAATCCGGCCAACAAGCTCGAAGCCGTCAACCTGGAGCAGCTCAAGGAGCTCTACACCGGCAAGGTGACCTCCTGGAAGGATCTCGGCGGCACGGGCCCGGTGGTCGTCATTTCCCGCGACACCTCCTCGGGCACCTATGAGTGCTGGGAGAACCTGGTCATGAAAAAGGCCCACGTGTTCCCCGGCGCCCTGATGCAGGCTTCCAACGGCGCCGTGGTCCAGGCCGTCAGCAAGAACAAGAACGCCATCGGCTACATCGGCCTGGGCTACCTCGACGCCTCCACCAAGCCGCTGAGCGTCAACGGCGTCAAGGCCACCGCCGAGACCGCCAAGTCCAAGAAGTACCCCATATCCCGCGACCTCTACATCTACACCAACGGCGCTCCCGCCGGCGCGGTCAAGGGCCTGGTGGACTTCCTGCTCGGCGCCGAAGGCCAGAAGCTGGTCAAGGCAGTCGGTTACGTGCCCCTGAGCTAG